A region from the Triticum urartu cultivar G1812 chromosome 1, Tu2.1, whole genome shotgun sequence genome encodes:
- the LOC125507699 gene encoding uncharacterized protein At1g03900: protein MASLPEEEEAFEHTLLVVREVSVFKIPPRTTSGGYKCGEWLQTDKIWTGRLRVVSCGDRCEIRLEDPGSGDLFAACFVLPGQRDSAVETVLDSSRYFVLRIEDGRGKHAFVGLGFGERNEAFDFNVALSDHEKYVKREQDKETGGEEADDSQIDIHPAVNRRLKEGETIRINVKNKPSTGSGMLSSAGLSGGATEKPKASMLLAPPPGATGKLRSPLPPPPNDSASARMSSGPNAGTRASKEPTKKSIDPFSDISALERSLPSSTELGQTKSTGAGWAAF from the exons ATGGCGTCGTtgccagaggaggaggaggccttCGAGCACACGCTGCTGGTGGTGCGCGAGGTGTCGGTGTTCAAGATCCCGCCGCGCACCACCAGCGGCGGCTACAAGTGCGGCGAGTGGCTGCAGACGGACAAGATCTGGACGGGCCGCCTCCGCGTGGTGTCGTGCGGCGACCGCTGCGAGATCCGGCTCGAGGACCCGGGCTCCGGGGACCTCTTCGCCGCCTGCTTCGTGCTGCCGGGCCAGAGGGACAGCGCCGTCGAGACCGTGCTCGACTCGTCGCGCTACTTCGTGCTCCGCATCGAGGACGGCAGGGGGAAGCACGCCTTCGTCGGCCTGGGCTTCGGCGAGCGCAATGAGGCCTTCGACTTCAACGTCGCCCTGTCGGATCACGAGAAGTATGTCAAGAGAGAGCAAGACAAGGAGACCGGTGGCGAGGAGGCAGACGATAGCCAGATTGACATCCACCCGGCGGTGAATCGCCGGCTCAAG GAAGGTGAAACAATTAGGATAAACGTGAAAAACAAGCCATCAACTGGAAGTGGCATGCTTTCCTCTGCTGGCTTATCTGGTGGGGCCACTGAAAAACCTAAAGCAAGCATGCTCCTTGCACCACCGCCAGGTGCAACCGGGAAGCTTCGGTCTCCGCTCCCACCTCCCCCTAATGACTCTGCATCTGCAAGAATGAGTTCTGGACCCAATGCTGGAACCAGGGCCTCAAAAGAACCTACCAAGAAAAGCATCGACCCCTTTTCAGATATTTCTGCTCTAGAG CGAAGCCTACCCTCATCGACCGAACTGGGACAAACAAAAAGCACCGGTGCCGGATGGGCAGCATTTTGA
- the LOC125507689 gene encoding serine/threonine-protein kinase tricornered-like produces MDSARSWFNKLQTREKSIGKKKDMPPSGKEGTDEAPSSATKQRVAAAKQYIEKHYKEQMKHLQDRKERRYSFERKLADANVSEEEQNNILKQFEKKETEYMRLQRHKMSAEDFDLLTMIGKGAFGEVRICREKTTRNVYAMKKLKKSEMLRRGQVEHVRAERNLLAEVDHHCIVKLYCSFQDNEFLYLIMEYLPGGDMMTLLMRKDTLTEDEARFYVGETVLAIEAIHKHNYIHRDIKPDNLLLDRYGHLRLSDFGLCKPLDYAAFPDLNEKDVTPNRTSSAHGDGRQQTTPKRTQQEQLEHWQKNRRTLAYSTVGTPDYIAPEVLLKKGYGMECDWWSLGAIMYEMLVGYPPFYSDEPMTTCRKIVNWRTHLKFPEEARLTLDAKDLISRLLCSVDQRLGTKGAEEIKEHIWFNEVDWEKLYETEAAYLPQVTDELDTQNFEKFEESSDHSQASSKTGPWRKMLSSKDLNFVGYTYKNFELVNDDEVLEMAGLKKKEKAKRPNVMSLFDEPEGEEEQQAATEDDDDGEGSVRNRKTEPEPELTRSLSLPPPSADKPNLALPMD; encoded by the exons ATGGATTCTGCGAGGAGCTGGTTCAACAAGCTCCAAACGAGGGAGAAATCCATCGGCAAGAAGAAAGATATGCCTCCAAGTGGCAAGGAAGGGACCGATGAAGCACCTTCCAGCGCGACGAAGCAAAGGGTCGCCGCGGCAAAACAGTACATCGAGAAGCACTACAAGGAGCAGATGAAACATCTACAGGACAGGAAAGAGAG ACGGTATAGTTTTGAAAGGAAGCTAGCAGATGCCAATGTGTCCGAGGAGGAGCAGAACAACATCCTGAAGCAATTTGAGAAGAAGGAGACAGAGTACATGCGTTTGCAGAGGCACAAAATGAGTGCCGAGGATTTTGACCTGCTGACAATGATAGGGAAAGGAGCATTTGGTGAG GTTAGGATCTGCAGAGAGAAGACCACACGGAATGTCTACGCAATGAAGAAACTCAAGAAGTCAGAAATGCTTCGCCGAGGTCAG GTTGAGCATGTCAGAGCCGAAAGGAACCTCCTTGCCGAAGTGGACCACCATTGCATTGTGAAGCTGTATTGTTCTTTCCAAGATAACGAATTTCTGTATCTCATAATGGAGTACCTTCCTGGAGGCGACATGATGACATTGCTGATGAGAAAAGACACGTTGACCGAGGATGAGGCTAGGTTCTATGTCGGCGAAACGGTTCTCGCAATAGAAGCAATCCACAAGCACAACTACATCCACAG AGATATCAAGCCTGATAATCTGCTCCTAGATAGATATGGCCACTTGAGACTATCCGATTTTGGGCTATGCAAACCGCTTGACTATGCAGCCTTCCCTGACTTGAATGAGAAGGATGTCACGCCTAATAGAACATCATCGGCTCATGGTGATGGAAGGCAGCAAACTACGCCGAAACGCACACAGCAAGAGCAGCTGGAGCACTGGCAAAAAAACAGAAGAACTTTG GCTTACTCCACTGTTGGTACACCCGACTACATTGCTCCAGAAGTTCTTCTGAAGAAAGGTTATGGGATGGAGTGCGATTG GTGGTCACTTGGTGCTATCATGTATGAAATGCTAGTGGGGTATCCCCCATTCTACTCGGACGAACCTATGACAACTTGCAGAAAG ATTGTGAACTGGAGAACTCACCTTAAATTTCCGGAAGAAGCACGGCTAACGCTGGATGCAAAAGATCTAATAAGTAGACTCTTATGCAGCGTTGACCAACGCCTTGGTACAAAAGGTGCAGAGGAAATTAAG GAGCACATCTGGTTTAATGAAGTAGACTGGGAGAAATTGTATGAAACCGAAGCTGCATATTTACCTCAAGTAACGGATGAGTTGGACACTCAGAATTTTGAGAAATTTGAAGAG TCTTCGGATCATTCTCAAGCTTCATCAAAGACAGGCCCTTGGAGGAAG ATGCTTTCATCAAAGGACTTGAATTTCGTGGGCTATACTTACAAGAACTTTGAACTTGTGAATGATGATGAAGTTCTTGAAATGG CTGgtctgaagaagaaggagaaggcgaagagaCCAAACGTCATGTCCCTCTTCG ATGAGCCTGAAGGAGAGGAGGAGCAGCAAGCGGCCaccgaagacgacgacgacggtgAAGGCAGCGTCCGGAACCGGAAGACGGAGCCCGAGCCCGAGCTGACGAGGAGCCTCAGCTTGCCGCCCCCCTCCGCCGACAAGCCCAACCTCGCCTTGCCAATGGATTAA